One bacterium genomic region harbors:
- the iorA gene encoding indolepyruvate ferredoxin oxidoreductase subunit alpha, translating to MAEKVLLSGNEAIARGAYEAGFHFAASYPGTPASEILETIGKQYSDVIKSQWSTNEKVAVEVAIGACYAGARAMAAMKLVGVNVAADPLFSLSETGVNGAFVLVSADDPGMHSSQNEQDNRRYAKFAKMVLLEPSDSQEAKDFVGLAAEISEKFDIPVMIRITTRISHSKAVVELGERKEVPIKGYTPDIKKRVVIPAHARKLHVELEKRLLKIKEYANSVHVNRIEEGDLVIDGKKIGIVTSGISYQYAKEVFPNATYLKLGLSWPFPDKLAKKFVDMVDEVWVIEENEPFLEEELRIAELGDKITVGKNKIPLCGELNQQIIREAILGEKAKAPQVDISKLPARPPVLCPGCPHRGIFYVAKKLRLHGTTDIGCYTLGAIPPLEQGETCLCMGASIGVAQGLNVALGPEEGKKILAYIGDSTFFHAGLPELANVTYNKSNIVVCILDNSTTAMTGHQPHPGTGMTITGEPTVKLDFYEVAKALGVKKIYRTNAYDLKEIEKALREATSTEEPAVIINQGRCILLDWRKLDITPFTVDPEKCTGCKVCLLVGCPAISIDRETGKAKIDELLCAGNHCTVCAQVCPFDAIGPMESSEQED from the coding sequence ATGGCGGAAAAAGTGCTTTTATCAGGAAACGAAGCTATAGCAAGAGGTGCGTATGAGGCTGGTTTTCATTTCGCAGCATCATACCCAGGAACGCCAGCCTCAGAAATCCTCGAAACCATAGGCAAGCAGTATTCGGATGTAATAAAATCCCAATGGTCAACCAACGAAAAAGTAGCTGTAGAGGTAGCCATAGGCGCTTGCTATGCTGGCGCAAGAGCTATGGCGGCAATGAAGCTCGTGGGCGTTAATGTCGCTGCAGACCCACTTTTCAGCCTATCCGAAACAGGCGTTAACGGGGCATTCGTTTTGGTTAGCGCGGACGACCCCGGAATGCACTCGTCTCAGAATGAGCAGGACAACAGAAGATACGCCAAATTCGCGAAAATGGTTCTATTAGAACCATCAGACTCACAGGAAGCGAAGGATTTCGTTGGGCTGGCAGCAGAAATTTCGGAAAAATTCGACATACCGGTCATGATAAGAATAACGACGCGCATATCTCACTCTAAAGCTGTGGTCGAGCTTGGGGAGCGAAAGGAAGTCCCGATAAAAGGTTATACTCCCGACATAAAAAAACGAGTCGTAATACCAGCCCACGCCCGCAAACTTCATGTGGAGCTTGAGAAAAGACTATTGAAGATAAAGGAATACGCAAACAGCGTGCATGTGAACCGAATAGAAGAGGGCGACCTCGTTATAGACGGCAAAAAAATAGGAATAGTAACCAGCGGCATATCATATCAATACGCCAAGGAAGTTTTCCCCAATGCTACCTACCTCAAGCTTGGTCTCAGCTGGCCATTCCCCGATAAACTTGCGAAAAAGTTCGTTGATATGGTTGACGAGGTTTGGGTTATAGAAGAAAACGAACCATTTCTGGAAGAGGAACTAAGAATAGCGGAACTCGGCGATAAAATAACGGTCGGCAAGAATAAAATCCCCCTCTGCGGCGAACTGAATCAGCAGATAATTCGTGAGGCGATACTTGGTGAGAAAGCTAAAGCACCACAAGTGGACATATCAAAGCTTCCCGCGCGGCCACCAGTCCTTTGCCCCGGATGCCCACACAGAGGAATTTTCTATGTCGCCAAAAAACTAAGGCTTCATGGAACCACAGACATAGGTTGTTACACGCTTGGAGCTATTCCACCTCTTGAGCAGGGAGAAACCTGCCTTTGCATGGGAGCATCCATCGGCGTTGCCCAAGGACTTAATGTCGCTCTCGGACCCGAGGAAGGCAAAAAAATTCTCGCATACATCGGTGATTCGACATTTTTCCATGCTGGACTTCCAGAACTCGCTAATGTGACTTACAATAAATCCAATATCGTGGTCTGCATACTCGACAACTCAACTACAGCAATGACCGGTCATCAACCTCACCCGGGGACCGGGATGACTATAACTGGTGAGCCAACAGTAAAACTCGACTTCTACGAGGTAGCCAAAGCACTCGGCGTGAAGAAAATTTACAGAACCAACGCTTATGACCTAAAGGAGATAGAGAAGGCACTTCGCGAGGCTACATCGACCGAGGAACCTGCGGTTATAATAAATCAGGGAAGATGCATCCTACTCGACTGGCGCAAGCTCGACATAACGCCCTTCACAGTTGACCCTGAAAAGTGCACAGGATGCAAAGTTTGCCTGCTCGTCGGCTGTCCAGCCATATCCATTGACCGAGAAACCGGAAAAGCAAAAATTGACGAACTGCTATGTGCTGGTAATCACTGCACAGTTTGCGCACAGGTTTGCCCATTCGATGCTATCGGACCTATGGAATCCTCCGAGCAAGAAGATTAA
- a CDS encoding purine-nucleoside phosphorylase, whose translation MLEIRKQLSETLPVIRRHYDGKPMIAIILGTGLGEVAKCIKVDVAIPYYELPHFVVPTLEFHRGRLIFGKISDVPIVAMQGRFHKYEGWSMKEITYPVRVMKALGAKVLIVSNASGGMNPLFRLGDIMLITDHINLLFDNPLIGPNDDELGPRYPDMYDAYCKKLRDLAEQTALELGIRLVQGVYVAVTGPNLETAAEYRFLRIIGADAVGMSTVPEVIVARHSGMKVLGFSIITDMGIPDALEPISIESILKVAKKADKKMAKLMTALIPKIAKVIKTGELFK comes from the coding sequence ATGCTTGAGATAAGGAAACAGCTTTCGGAAACACTGCCTGTTATAAGGCGACACTATGATGGCAAGCCGATGATAGCGATAATTCTTGGTACCGGTCTTGGCGAGGTTGCCAAATGTATCAAAGTAGATGTCGCAATCCCATATTACGAACTCCCGCATTTTGTCGTTCCCACGCTCGAGTTCCATAGAGGTCGGCTTATTTTTGGCAAGATCTCTGATGTTCCTATTGTGGCGATGCAGGGAAGATTCCACAAGTACGAAGGCTGGAGCATGAAGGAAATAACCTACCCTGTACGCGTTATGAAAGCGCTCGGTGCTAAGGTCCTCATAGTTTCCAATGCATCTGGCGGGATGAATCCGCTTTTCAGACTTGGCGACATAATGCTAATAACTGACCACATAAACCTCCTTTTTGATAACCCATTGATAGGTCCTAATGATGATGAGCTCGGTCCACGGTATCCCGATATGTATGATGCTTACTGTAAGAAACTTCGCGACCTTGCCGAGCAAACTGCGCTCGAGCTGGGGATTCGTCTTGTTCAGGGCGTTTATGTTGCAGTAACGGGACCGAATCTTGAAACCGCCGCAGAGTATAGATTCCTTCGCATTATTGGCGCTGATGCTGTGGGTATGTCGACAGTGCCTGAGGTTATAGTAGCGCGACACAGCGGAATGAAAGTGCTCGGCTTTTCCATAATAACGGATATGGGAATTCCTGATGCGCTTGAACCAATATCTATTGAGAGCATACTTAAGGTCGCGAAAAAGGCTGACAAGAAGATGGCAAAGCTGATGACGGCGCTCATACCAAAGATAGCTAAAGTTATAAAAACGGGCGAATTGTTCAAATAA
- a CDS encoding DUF21 domain-containing protein, whose product MSGAIIILLGLIGAAFFAMSETAFVVRLYRYTAGKASWWQQNPEQLLVTTLVGTNISIVVAASVATEMALKVMGGYAEILVTVVFSVVSLIFCETIPKSIALQKSDKIIPWANHALLAFRAVAYPVVYAASAFSRFVTKVFERIGTTEYAPQPAELIEVLRNPIHGLDRGRLTALAALLRFAKRRVLDVMTPVSQIPVVNLGAPAREAHEKLRNGIGYVAVSKDDKLIGVLDVTLCGKIPLGEPINADRISTLFVPENKEALEFVHETRDKNFPPALVVDEFGNVTGAFGGYPIVRWIFDFGAVPSKKALQYPGASLVIRGDTPMETLELMTGERFPVGAYQTVAGFIIEKLRKIPRPGDVLVWEPLKFTVVAADQKKIVRVRVERISD is encoded by the coding sequence ATGTCGGGAGCTATCATAATACTTTTGGGTCTTATTGGTGCTGCGTTTTTCGCGATGTCCGAAACTGCGTTCGTGGTGCGCCTGTATCGTTACACGGCAGGTAAGGCATCGTGGTGGCAGCAAAACCCTGAACAGCTTCTCGTCACTACCCTTGTGGGAACGAATATATCAATCGTGGTTGCCGCTTCTGTCGCAACTGAGATGGCGCTTAAGGTTATGGGTGGTTATGCAGAGATTCTTGTGACTGTGGTTTTTAGCGTCGTATCGTTAATATTCTGCGAGACTATTCCAAAATCGATAGCGCTTCAAAAAAGCGACAAAATTATACCGTGGGCAAACCATGCGCTTCTTGCTTTCAGAGCTGTGGCGTATCCGGTTGTTTACGCGGCATCGGCTTTCTCACGCTTCGTGACGAAAGTGTTCGAGCGCATTGGCACGACAGAATATGCCCCTCAACCCGCTGAGCTTATAGAAGTTCTCAGAAATCCTATCCACGGCCTCGATAGAGGACGGCTAACTGCTCTTGCGGCGCTCCTTAGGTTCGCAAAAAGGCGTGTTCTTGATGTTATGACCCCTGTATCACAAATTCCGGTGGTAAATCTTGGTGCGCCCGCCCGGGAAGCTCATGAAAAACTTAGAAACGGAATAGGCTATGTCGCAGTTTCCAAGGATGATAAACTTATAGGTGTTTTGGATGTAACGCTTTGCGGGAAAATACCCTTGGGTGAGCCTATCAATGCGGATAGAATATCGACTCTGTTCGTTCCCGAGAATAAAGAGGCATTGGAATTCGTGCACGAGACCAGGGATAAAAATTTTCCACCTGCTTTGGTAGTGGATGAATTCGGCAATGTTACCGGTGCGTTCGGTGGGTATCCGATAGTAAGATGGATTTTTGATTTCGGGGCTGTACCGAGCAAAAAAGCTTTGCAATATCCTGGCGCAAGCCTCGTTATCCGGGGAGATACGCCCATGGAAACACTTGAGCTTATGACAGGGGAGCGATTCCCTGTGGGGGCATATCAGACGGTGGCAGGGTTCATAATTGAGAAACTTAGAAAAATTCCCAGGCCCGGAGATGTTCTCGTTTGGGAGCCACTAAAATTTACCGTTGTTGCTGCTGATCAGAAAAAGATAGTAAGGGTGCGGGTTGAGAGAATTAGCGATTAA
- a CDS encoding DUF21 domain-containing protein, protein MDGEFAHLLLIFVLLVFSAMFSGSETAIFSLSPLHVEKIRTMRHKASRTLLKFIKKPREMLVTILSGNMIVNIAATAVMTAFIARAVPGKGAEYTIPIMTVLLLLFGEITPKVVAARWNIKFSLKVAPFLEVAYKVLYPMRVFLESVGAKFGGDVKEEINEADIRAMIDVLRRSGELKGEVVHALITALELDTVPLSEVMIERSKWVVVDDKALVGDVRRIFDEMGCEFVAIMVDGSLDSVVTPQELVGVDDKELAARYSVVPIVVGSDTRPSVLLAQFSQKRVRWALVVENGEEKGIIGEMHMVRRLFEKS, encoded by the coding sequence TTGGACGGCGAATTCGCACATCTTTTGTTGATATTTGTGTTGCTCGTGTTCTCGGCGATGTTCTCCGGGTCGGAGACGGCTATTTTCTCGCTATCCCCACTTCATGTGGAAAAAATTCGGACGATGCGTCACAAAGCGAGCAGAACGCTGCTTAAGTTTATCAAAAAACCGCGGGAAATGCTGGTTACCATTCTTTCCGGCAATATGATTGTCAACATCGCTGCAACGGCTGTTATGACGGCGTTTATAGCCCGCGCTGTTCCGGGCAAGGGGGCTGAGTATACCATTCCGATTATGACCGTTCTTTTGTTGCTATTTGGTGAGATCACCCCGAAAGTCGTTGCTGCGCGGTGGAACATAAAATTTTCCCTTAAAGTGGCTCCGTTCCTCGAGGTGGCCTACAAGGTGCTATACCCGATGAGGGTTTTTCTCGAGTCCGTTGGCGCAAAGTTCGGTGGCGATGTTAAGGAAGAAATAAACGAGGCTGACATTCGTGCAATGATAGATGTGTTAAGGCGAAGTGGTGAACTTAAAGGCGAAGTAGTCCACGCTTTGATAACTGCACTTGAACTCGATACTGTTCCGCTTTCGGAAGTGATGATTGAGAGGTCGAAGTGGGTGGTTGTGGACGATAAGGCATTGGTGGGGGATGTAAGAAGAATTTTTGACGAGATGGGGTGCGAGTTCGTTGCGATAATGGTTGACGGTTCGCTGGATAGCGTCGTTACGCCTCAAGAGCTCGTGGGTGTTGACGATAAGGAGCTTGCTGCAAGGTATTCAGTCGTGCCCATAGTTGTGGGGAGCGATACCCGCCCAAGCGTTCTTCTCGCGCAATTTAGCCAGAAGCGGGTTCGGTGGGCGCTTGTTGTCGAAAATGGCGAGGAAAAGGGCATTATTGGCGAAATGCATATGGTAAGAAGACTATTTGAAAAATCGTGA